A section of the Arabiibacter massiliensis genome encodes:
- a CDS encoding 4Fe-4S binding protein produces the protein MGSFKLGKMTLGGLFKTPETVQYPAQSKTSPPGLKGHVVNDVDACILCGICQKRCPCDAIVVDKAARTWTIDRFRCVQCGSCVRECPKACLAMEPAYAPPATKKHADVFEVPDAKKTA, from the coding sequence ATGGGAAGCTTCAAACTCGGGAAGATGACGCTCGGAGGCCTGTTCAAGACGCCCGAGACCGTGCAGTACCCGGCGCAGTCCAAGACGTCGCCGCCGGGCCTCAAGGGCCATGTGGTCAACGACGTGGACGCGTGCATCCTGTGCGGCATCTGCCAGAAGCGCTGCCCCTGCGACGCCATCGTCGTGGACAAGGCCGCGCGCACCTGGACCATCGACCGCTTCCGGTGCGTGCAGTGCGGCAGCTGCGTGCGCGAGTGCCCGAAAGCGTGCCTGGCCATGGAGCCCGCCTACGCGCCGCCCGCCACGAAGAAGCACGCCGACGTCTTCGAGGTGCCGGACGCGAAGAAAACGGCTTAA
- a CDS encoding nickel-dependent hydrogenase large subunit: MGKATVIPFGPQHPVLPEPLHLDLVVEDEKVIEAVPQIGFIHRGLEKLVETRDYNQFIYVAERICGICAFGHSMGYAETVEKLMGVEIPERAEYLRVIWHELSRIHSHVLWLGLAADAFGFESLFMHCWRLRERVLDIFEKTTGGRVIFSVVKVGGVVRDIDGAQFAEIKRVLEGIKDDYKQICGAFLKDSSVKNRTVGVGYISHEDALALSMVGPFARASNVNWDVRMLGGGGYRNLSDFEPVLDSQGDCYARVKVRALEVLQSIGIIEEMIAKIPAGDIAVDVKGSPADGAQAAIVAEQPRGECYYYARGNGTKNLERMRMRTPTSQNLAGMTTALAGCDLADVNMIVLTIDPCISCTER, from the coding sequence ATGGGAAAGGCGACCGTCATCCCGTTCGGCCCCCAGCACCCGGTGCTGCCCGAGCCTCTGCACCTCGACCTCGTGGTGGAGGACGAGAAGGTGATAGAGGCCGTCCCGCAGATCGGCTTCATCCACCGCGGGCTGGAGAAGCTCGTCGAGACGCGCGACTACAACCAGTTCATCTACGTGGCGGAGCGCATCTGCGGCATCTGCGCGTTCGGCCACTCCATGGGCTACGCCGAGACGGTGGAGAAGCTCATGGGGGTTGAGATCCCCGAGCGCGCCGAGTACCTGCGCGTCATCTGGCACGAGCTCTCCCGTATCCACTCCCACGTGCTGTGGCTGGGCCTGGCCGCCGACGCGTTCGGCTTCGAGAGCCTGTTCATGCACTGCTGGCGTTTGCGCGAGCGCGTGCTCGACATCTTCGAGAAGACCACCGGCGGGCGCGTCATCTTCAGCGTCGTTAAGGTGGGCGGCGTGGTGCGCGACATCGACGGCGCGCAGTTTGCCGAGATCAAGCGCGTGCTCGAGGGCATCAAGGACGACTACAAGCAGATCTGCGGCGCCTTCCTCAAGGACTCCTCGGTGAAGAACCGCACCGTGGGCGTGGGTTATATCAGCCATGAGGACGCGCTCGCCCTGAGCATGGTGGGGCCGTTCGCCCGCGCCTCCAACGTGAACTGGGACGTGCGCATGCTGGGTGGCGGCGGCTACCGCAACCTGTCCGACTTCGAGCCCGTCCTGGACTCCCAGGGCGACTGCTACGCCCGCGTGAAGGTGCGCGCGCTCGAGGTGCTGCAATCCATCGGCATCATCGAGGAGATGATCGCGAAGATCCCCGCCGGCGACATCGCCGTGGACGTGAAGGGATCGCCCGCCGACGGCGCGCAGGCGGCGATCGTGGCCGAGCAGCCCCGCGGCGAGTGCTACTACTACGCGCGCGGCAACGGCACCAAGAACCTGGAGCGCATGCGCATGCGCACGCCCACGTCGCAGAACCTCGCGGGCATGACCACCGCGCTCGCGGGCTGCGACTTGGCCGACGTCAACATGATCGTGCTCACCATCGACCCCTGCATCAGCTGCACGGAAAGGTAG
- a CDS encoding NADH-quinone oxidoreductase subunit C, with product MELRSEFIPLAVEELPALAAEKKAEGARFVQMLAVSTEDGVDLVYSFMKDGLLANHEIKGVKKGTTVPSITGEFLAAFVFENEAHDLFGVDIADIAIDFGGSFYALAQKEPMTVISPAQHAAREKARKLAAAKAAKAAIANAEFVAEHPEAKPKREGVVAPSGEDGLEARLAGVDPEKVARVKAALAAKAKKAAAEAAAQKEGE from the coding sequence ATGGAGCTGAGAAGCGAGTTCATCCCGCTCGCCGTCGAGGAGCTGCCGGCGCTCGCCGCCGAGAAGAAGGCCGAGGGCGCGCGCTTCGTGCAGATGCTCGCCGTCAGCACCGAGGACGGCGTGGACCTCGTCTACTCGTTCATGAAGGACGGCCTGCTGGCGAACCACGAGATCAAGGGCGTGAAGAAGGGCACCACGGTGCCCAGCATCACCGGCGAGTTCCTCGCGGCGTTCGTGTTCGAGAACGAGGCGCACGACCTGTTCGGCGTAGACATCGCCGACATCGCCATCGACTTCGGCGGGAGCTTCTACGCGCTCGCGCAGAAGGAGCCCATGACCGTCATCTCGCCGGCCCAGCATGCCGCGCGCGAGAAGGCCAGGAAGCTCGCCGCTGCCAAGGCGGCCAAGGCCGCGATAGCCAACGCCGAGTTCGTGGCGGAGCATCCCGAGGCCAAGCCGAAGCGCGAGGGCGTCGTCGCCCCGTCCGGCGAGGACGGCCTGGAGGCGCGCCTGGCGGGCGTCGATCCCGAGAAGGTGGCGCGCGTGAAGGCGGCCCTCGCCGCGAAGGCCAAGAAGGCCGCCGCCGAGGCCGCGGCGCAGAAGGAAGGTGAGTAG
- the nuoB gene encoding NADH-quinone oxidoreductase subunit NuoB codes for MTYATKSPWVIHYDGSSCNGCDIEVLAALCPGFDVERFGIINTGNPKHADIFLVTGSVNEQNIKVVQEIYDQMVEPKAVVACGICACSAGIFHDCYNVIGGVDQAIPVDVYAPGCAVRPEAIIDAVVEAMGILEEKSKALQAQRMGA; via the coding sequence ATGACGTATGCAACCAAATCGCCGTGGGTCATCCACTACGACGGGTCCAGCTGCAACGGCTGCGACATCGAGGTGCTGGCGGCGCTGTGCCCCGGCTTCGACGTGGAGCGCTTCGGCATCATCAACACCGGCAACCCCAAGCACGCCGACATCTTCCTGGTAACCGGCAGCGTGAACGAGCAGAACATCAAGGTGGTGCAGGAGATCTACGACCAGATGGTGGAGCCGAAGGCGGTCGTGGCGTGCGGCATCTGCGCGTGCTCGGCCGGCATCTTCCACGACTGCTACAACGTGATCGGCGGCGTGGACCAGGCCATCCCCGTGGACGTGTACGCGCCTGGCTGCGCCGTGCGCCCCGAGGCCATCATCGACGCGGTGGTCGAGGCCATGGGCATCCTTGAGGAGAAGTCGAAGGCCCTGCAGGCGCAGAGGATGGGGGCGTAG